In the Methanomicrobia archaeon genome, one interval contains:
- a CDS encoding DUF541 domain-containing protein gives MKKLGTISVIALLVVCLAAVGCLGTSSEGDAANAASNTTIAVSGTGLIKVVPNKVTVNLGVETQSENVTDAVAQNAARMDAVIAALDAAGVPKDNRETSYFRIFPVRSYERPDEGILGYRVTNEITVEVQDLEKVGPVIDTAISAGANTVNHVVFGLTEERERDLRQQALTEACADARTKADAIASGLGLKIVGVATVTEGGVYTYPYRAGGYDEYAKYAPAPSVVPTPIEPQDVTVSASIQVVYRCL, from the coding sequence ATGAAGAAACTGGGAACGATAAGCGTGATCGCACTACTGGTGGTTTGTCTGGCGGCGGTCGGCTGTCTGGGCACGAGCTCGGAGGGTGATGCCGCGAACGCAGCGAGCAATACCACCATCGCCGTCTCGGGCACGGGGCTCATCAAGGTCGTGCCGAACAAGGTGACGGTGAATCTGGGTGTGGAGACGCAATCTGAGAATGTGACCGATGCGGTGGCGCAGAACGCGGCCAGGATGGATGCGGTGATCGCGGCACTGGACGCAGCAGGCGTACCGAAGGACAACCGTGAGACGAGCTATTTCCGGATCTTTCCGGTACGGTCTTATGAGCGGCCAGATGAAGGGATCCTGGGTTACCGGGTCACCAACGAGATAACGGTCGAGGTGCAGGATCTGGAGAAGGTGGGACCCGTGATCGACACGGCCATCTCTGCAGGAGCCAATACGGTGAATCACGTTGTATTTGGGCTGACCGAAGAGCGGGAGCGGGATCTGCGGCAGCAGGCGCTCACGGAGGCCTGCGCGGATGCACGCACGAAAGCGGACGCAATCGCCAGCGGGCTGGGTCTGAAGATCGTCGGCGTCGCCACGGTCACCGAAGGTGGGGTGTATACCTACCCGTATCGCGCAGGCGGCTACGATGAATACGCCAAGTACGCTCCAGCACCCTCGGTCGTCCCGACACCGATTGAGCCGCAGGACGTGACCGTCAGCGCATCCATCCAGGTCGTATACCGATGCCTCTGA
- a CDS encoding nucleoside-diphosphate kinase has protein sequence MNQAVLILIKPDGLKKSLTGNILTRLSEMKLEIVAAKMVRVSRELAEAHYSHLRDKPFFEELIRYLRGELHDRRKVMALVYWGDEAIRRSRELAGATNPEEAEPTSIRGSYGRILRSGLFENVIHVSSDEAEAEREIKLWFMPDEIIVDLYPTEEVVIEAYKRRAWVRPTEQNDDAYVKTVREETDGHTETTV, from the coding sequence ATGAATCAGGCAGTATTGATACTCATCAAACCAGATGGACTGAAAAAATCGTTGACCGGGAACATCTTAACGAGACTGTCGGAGATGAAGCTGGAGATCGTGGCCGCGAAGATGGTGCGGGTCTCACGCGAGTTGGCTGAGGCGCACTATAGTCACCTGCGCGATAAACCGTTCTTTGAGGAGCTGATACGGTATCTCCGGGGTGAGTTGCACGATCGTCGAAAAGTGATGGCGCTGGTTTATTGGGGTGACGAGGCGATAAGGAGGAGTCGCGAGCTTGCTGGTGCTACAAACCCCGAAGAAGCGGAGCCAACCTCTATTCGGGGCTCTTATGGCAGAATTCTGAGATCAGGTCTGTTTGAAAATGTCATTCATGTCTCATCCGATGAAGCCGAGGCGGAGCGCGAGATAAAGCTCTGGTTCATGCCTGATGAGATTATTGTTGATCTTTATCCGACCGAGGAGGTCGTCATCGAGGCGTACAAACGGCGTGCATGGGTACGCCCGACCGAGCAAAACGATGATGCTTACGTGAAGACGGTACGGGAAGAGACGGACGGGCACACAGAGACAACAGTATGA